From Triticum urartu cultivar G1812 chromosome 2, Tu2.1, whole genome shotgun sequence, a single genomic window includes:
- the LOC125535329 gene encoding proline-rich protein 4-like has translation MAAPTRALALCVLLAMAVANTEAASVVVGLAKCADCTRKNIKAEEAFKALQVAIKCKNSAGDYESKAVGALDGTGAFSVPLASDLHGADCVAQLHSAASNAPCPGQEPSKIVPVSQGTTFGVVAGDNIATPSAASPECASMTLCGPIKKHIMEHFHHKKPVPPKPEPKPQPHPDYGPVPKPEPKPQPHPDYHPVPPTPTYGGGGGGGYHGHH, from the coding sequence ATGGCAGCTCCGACGAGAGCACTCGCCCTCTGCGTCCTGCTGGCGATGGCCGTCGCCAACACCGAGGCGGCGTCAGTCGTCGTCGGCCTGGCCAAGTGCGCCGACTGCACCAGGAAGAACATCAAGGCCGAGGAAGCCTTCAAGGCTCTGCAGGTGGCGATCAAGTGCAAGAACAGCGCCGGCGACTACGAGAGCAAGGCGGTGGGCGCCCTCGACGGCACCGGCGCCTTCAGCGTGCCCCTCGCTTCTGACCTCCATGGTGCCGACTGCGTCGCACAGCTCCACAGCGCCGCCTCCAACGCGCCGTGCCCCGGCCAGGAGCCGTCCAAGATCGTGCCGGTGTCCCAGGGCACCACATTTGGCGTCGTCGCCGGCGACAACATTGCCACGCCGTCTGCAGCGTCGCCGGAGTGTGCGTCCATGACCCTATGCGGACCGATCAAGAAGCACATCATGGAGCACTTCCACCACAAGAAGCCCGTGCCGCCGAAGCCGGAGCCCAAGCCCCAGCCCCACCCGGACTACGGCCCCGTGCCCAAGCCCGAGCCCAAGCCGCAGCCCCACCCGGACTATCACCCAGTCCCTCCCACCCCCACCtatggcggaggcggcggcggtggataCCACGGACACCACTGA